In Oncorhynchus mykiss isolate Arlee chromosome 1, USDA_OmykA_1.1, whole genome shotgun sequence, the following proteins share a genomic window:
- the LOC110521665 gene encoding C2 domain-containing protein 5 isoform X4, translating to MPGKLKAKIVAGRHLPVMDRASDLTDAFVEVKFGNTTFKTDVFPKSLNPQWNSEWFKFEVDDEDLQDEPLQITVLDHDTYSANDAIGKVYIDIDPLLSCEAATVISGWLPIYDTIHGIRGEINVLVKVDLFNDLNRFRQSSCGVKFFCTTSIPRCYRVALVHGFVEELVVNEDPEYQWIDRIRTPRASNEARQRLISLMSGELQRKIGLKVLEMGGNAVVGYLQCFDLEGESGLVVRAIGTACTLDKLSPGTAPNTTTHTNTHTLPNTAPTSNACNSPSKDSKEPVFSEDPPHSLSGPPTPLRTLPSSSPPPFSPSKPCSRQSSSSDTDLSLTPRIERFVSSPGVFLCPSSPTLSFDSPSLPSSGLILCSIGSALRAYTPPPLPSVQSEGSVLRKTVSFSEELMLAASGMGSGGSVGKEAGPLKTLLRQHTQSALEQREFPIFTLTCFPPGFLVHVGGVVSTRSVKLLDRIHNPVLGNTRSYKLLDWNSVAADEPETRDAWWEEIRQEIKSHAKALGCHAVVGYSESTSICEEVCILSASGTAAMLNPRFMREGCLDTGGSDHRLSRQPHPGMVGSERGEGEVSSTWLGFEDASPPSCGFVHIPYDEFNMPFPAQLTYCYHCRRQKVPDVLFTTIDLPAEAEVTGKGCLIQARLCRTKKKAQGEVNATSISNLLPFMEYELHTQLMNKLKLRSMNALFGLRIQISVGENMLLGLASATGVYLSALPAPGGIQIAGKTPSDLSYDQHISTMQKRIDDTIAKNKELYNIHPPKLFTLDPEAFTGLNTECIEEVVGSPIPDRQRSSRLFRSTSESSDELSELDLSHGKKDAFVLEIDDTDAVEDIQSLLTDAPIPAGFYSCNTEVMPGIHNWTSGLQMFTSVRVYRLSNANLTNQGLNKIFTDLCENLLKSLYFKLRSMIPCCLCHLNFTVAVPEEELIQVAVTAVAMSFDKETQQAADKALTREGFVCFPGSGENEEQLQFSMELCGESTISNNQPTAKPSGVPESAMVHSSRAPSVDYGSFADRCSTWLELLRLKAHTIRRGSVKTISSSERCSPLPEGRSRSLRSTRSLPCGAPVTVVKMTPLSFLPGTRIVKYLGIINMFFIRETTSLREEGGVSGFLHSFIAEVFAMVRAHVAALGGNALVSYSMKECVFMENPNKNQAQCLINVSGDAVIFIRESDQEAIPPLLTSRQTSSTGADGTT from the exons ATGCCGGGGAAGCTGAAAGCTAAGATTGTGGCAGGGCGCCACTTACCTGTCATGGACAGAGCCAGCGACCTCACTGATGCCTTTGTAGAG GTCAAGTTTGGCAACACAACTTTCAAAACGGACGTCTTCCCCAAGTCACTTAACCCACAGTGGAACTCAGAGTGGTTCAAATTTGAG GTGGATGATGAGGACTTACAGGATGAGCCATTACAAATCACAGTGTTGGACCATGACACTTACAGTGCCAACGATGCAATAGGGAAGGTCTACATTGACATCGACCCTCTGCTCTCCTGCGAGGCTGCTACTGTCATTTCTGGATGGTTACCCATCTACGACACTATACACG GTATCAGAGGGGAGATTAATGTTCTGGTGAAGGTGGACCTCTTCAATGACCTGAACCGCTTCAGACAGTCCTCTTGTGGTGTCAAATTCTTCTGCA cAACGTCCATCCCGAGGTGTTACCGCGTGGCGCTGGTCCATGGCTTTGTTGAGGAGCTGGTGGTGAACGAGGACCCAGAGTACCAGTGGATTGACCGCATCAGAACCCCCAGAGCTTCAAACGAGGCCCGACAGAGACTCATCTCTCTCATGTCTG gtgaGCTGCAGAGGAAAATAGGTCTGAAAGTGTTGGAGATGGGTGGTAATGCGGTGGTGGGGTACCTGCAGTGCTTTGATCTGGAGGGAGAGTCAGGTCTGGTGGTCCGAGCCATCGGCACCGCCTGTACTCTGGACAAACTCAGCCCTGGGACGGCTCccaacactaccacacacaccaacacacacacactccccaacaCCGCCCCCACATCCAATGCCTGCAACTCTCCTTCCAAGGACAGCAAAGA GCCTGTGTTCAGTGAGGACCCCCCCCATTCCCTCTCCGGCCCCCCCACGCCTCTCAGAacccttccttcctcctctcctcctcccttctctccatccAAGCCATGCAGTCGCCAGTCCTCCTCCTCAGACACAGACCTCAGTCTGACGCCCAGGATTG AGAGGTTTGTGTCTAGTCCTGGGGTCTTCCTCTGTCCCAGTTCCCCCACCCTCTCCTTCGATTCCCCGTCCCTTCCTTCCTCTGGGCTAATCCTGTGCAGCATTGGGTCTGCCCTCAGAGCCtacaccccaccccctctcccctctgtccaatCAGAGGGGTCTGTGTTGAGAAAGACTGTATCATTCAGTGAAGAGCTGATGCTGGCGGCCTCCG GGATGGGAAGTGGGGGCAGCGTTGGAAAAGAGGCTGGCCCTCTGAAGACCCTCCTCAGACAACATACCCAATCAGCTCTGGAGCAGAGG GAGTTCCCCATCTTCACGTTGACCTGTTTCCCCCCTGGCTTCTTGGTTCACGTCGGGGGCGTGGTCAGCACCCGCTCGGTCAAGCTGCTTGACCGCATACACAACCCCG TGTTGGGTAACACGCGCTCTTACAAACTGCTAGACTGGAATAGTGTCGCTGCAG aCGAGCCGGAGACGAGGGACGCGTGGTGGGAGGAGATTCGTCAGGAGATCAAGTCTCATGCAAAAGCCCTGGGTTGCCACGCTGTGGTGGGATACAGCGAGAGCACCAGCATCTg TGAGGAGGTGTGTATCCTGTCTGCATCTGGCACAGCGGCCATGTTGAATCCCAGATTCATGCGTGAGGGCTGTCTGGACACCGGCGGCAGCGACCACAGGTTATCACGACAACCACACCCCGGCATGGTGGGGTCGGAGAGGGGCGAGGGGGAAGTTAGCTCAACCTGGCTGgg gttTGAGGATGCGTCGCCCCCTAGCTGCGGGTTTGTTCACATCCCGTATGATGAGTTCAACATGCCGTTCCCAGCTCAGCTTACATACTGCTACCACTGTAGGAGACAGAAGGTCCCTGATGTGCTCTTTACTACCATAGACCTACCTGCTGAGGCTGAGGTTACTGGGAAGGGCTGCCTCATACAGGCCAG GTTGTGTCGAACGAAGAAGAAGGCCCAAGGGGAGGTGAATGCTACATCCATCTCTAACCTCCTCCCCTTCATGGAGTATGAGCTCCACACACAGCTGATGAACAAACTCAAACTGCGCTCCATGAATGCTCTGTTTGGACTCCGCATTCAGATCAGTGTGGGAGAAAACATGCTCCTGGGACTAGct tctgcAACGGGTGTGTACCTGTCAGCGCTGccagctccaggtggtatccagATAGCTGGAAAGACCCCTAGTGACCTGAGCTACGACCAACACATCTCCACCATGCAGAAACGCATTGATGACACCATCGCCAAGAACAAGGAGCTCTACAACATACACCCCCCG AAGTTATTTACGTTGGACCCTGAGGCATTCACCGGCCTGAATACG GAGTGTATAGAGGAGGTGGTGGGGTCTCCTATCCCTGACAGACAGCGGTCCAGCAGACTGTTCAGGTCTACCTCTGAGAGTTCAGATGAGCTGTCCGAACTAGACCTGTCCCACGGCAAGAAGGATGCCTTTGTACTGGAG ATTGATGACACTGATGCAGTAGAGGACATCCAATCCCTACTTACTGATGCCCCCATACCTGCAG ggttCTACAGCTGTAACACGGAGGTCATGCCTGGGATTCACAACTGGACTTCAGGACTACAG ATGTTTACATCTGTCCGGGTCTACAGACTCAGTAATGCCAATCTGACCAACCAGGGCCTCAACAAGATCTTTACTGACCTCTGTGAGAACTTGCTCAAA agtctatACTTTAAGCTGCGTTCCATGATCCCCTGCTGTCTTTGCCATCTCAACTTCACTGTAGCCGTACCAGAAGAAGAACTCATACAG gtgGCGGTGACAGCCGTAGCCATGAGTTTTGACAAGGAGACTCAGCAGGCAGCAGACAAGGCTCTCACCAGGG AGGGGTTTGTTTGTTTTCCAGGGAGTGGTGAGAATGAGGAACAGCTCCAGTTTTCTATGGAGCTGTGTGGAGAGTCAACCATCTCCAACAACCAGCCTACTGCCAAACCTTCAG GTGTTCCTGAGAGTGCCATGGTCCACTCGTCTCGAG CTCCCTCGGTTGATTACGGTTCCTTTGCAGACAGATGCAGCACCTGGCTAGAGCTGCTTAGGCTGAAAGCTCACACCATAAGACGAGGATCAGTTAAGACAA TCTCGTCTTCAGAGCGCTGCAGTCCTCTCCCAGAGGGGCGGTCCCGGTCGCTACGCTCCACCAGGTCGTTGCCGTGCGGTGCCCCTGTTACTGTGGTGAAGATGActcctctgtccttccttcccgGGACGCGCATTGTGAAATACTTGGGAATCATCAACATGTTCTTCATTAGGGAGACCACGTCACTACGAGAG
- the LOC110521665 gene encoding C2 domain-containing protein 5 isoform X3: MPGKLKAKIVAGRHLPVMDRASDLTDAFVEVKFGNTTFKTDVFPKSLNPQWNSEWFKFEVDDEDLQDEPLQITVLDHDTYSANDAIGKVYIDIDPLLSCEAATVISGWLPIYDTIHGIRGEINVLVKVDLFNDLNRFRQSSCGVKFFCTTSIPRCYRVALVHGFVEELVVNEDPEYQWIDRIRTPRASNEARQRLISLMSGELQRKIGLKVLEMGGNAVVGYLQCFDLEGESGLVVRAIGTACTLDKLSPGTAPNTTTHTNTHTLPNTAPTSNACNSPSKDSKEPVFSEDPPHSLSGPPTPLRTLPSSSPPPFSPSKPCSRQSSSSDTDLSLTPRIERFVSSPGVFLCPSSPTLSFDSPSLPSSGLILCSIGSALRAYTPPPLPSVQSEGSVLRKTVSFSEELMLAASGMGSGGSVGKEAGPLKTLLRQHTQSALEQREFPIFTLTCFPPGFLVHVGGVVSTRSVKLLDRIHNPVLGNTRSYKLLDWNSVAADEPETRDAWWEEIRQEIKSHAKALGCHAVVGYSESTSICEEVCILSASGTAAMLNPRFMREGCLDTGGSDHRLSRQPHPGMVGSERGEGEVSSTWLGFEDASPPSCGFVHIPYDEFNMPFPAQLTYCYHCRRQKVPDVLFTTIDLPAEAEVTGKGCLIQARLCRTKKKAQGEVNATSISNLLPFMEYELHTQLMNKLKLRSMNALFGLRIQISVGENMLLGLASATGVYLSALPAPGGIQIAGKTPSDLSYDQHISTMQKRIDDTIAKNKELYNIHPPKLFTLDPEAFTGLNTECIEEVVGSPIPDRQRSSRLFRSTSESSDELSELDLSHGKKDAFVLEIDDTDAVEDIQSLLTDAPIPAGFYSCNTEVMPGIHNWTSGLQMFTSVRVYRLSNANLTNQGLNKIFTDLCENLLKSLYFKLRSMIPCCLCHLNFTVAVPEEELIQVAVTAVAMSFDKETQQAADKALTRGSGENEEQLQFSMELCGESTISNNQPTAKPSGVPESAMVHSSRAPSVDYGSFADRCSTWLELLRLKAHTIRRGSVKTSRRTQLLAHSVSSSERCSPLPEGRSRSLRSTRSLPCGAPVTVVKMTPLSFLPGTRIVKYLGIINMFFIRETTSLREEGGVSGFLHSFIAEVFAMVRAHVAALGGNALVSYSMKECVFMENPNKNQAQCLINVSGDAVIFIRESDQEAIPPLLTSRQTSSTGADGTT, encoded by the exons ATGCCGGGGAAGCTGAAAGCTAAGATTGTGGCAGGGCGCCACTTACCTGTCATGGACAGAGCCAGCGACCTCACTGATGCCTTTGTAGAG GTCAAGTTTGGCAACACAACTTTCAAAACGGACGTCTTCCCCAAGTCACTTAACCCACAGTGGAACTCAGAGTGGTTCAAATTTGAG GTGGATGATGAGGACTTACAGGATGAGCCATTACAAATCACAGTGTTGGACCATGACACTTACAGTGCCAACGATGCAATAGGGAAGGTCTACATTGACATCGACCCTCTGCTCTCCTGCGAGGCTGCTACTGTCATTTCTGGATGGTTACCCATCTACGACACTATACACG GTATCAGAGGGGAGATTAATGTTCTGGTGAAGGTGGACCTCTTCAATGACCTGAACCGCTTCAGACAGTCCTCTTGTGGTGTCAAATTCTTCTGCA cAACGTCCATCCCGAGGTGTTACCGCGTGGCGCTGGTCCATGGCTTTGTTGAGGAGCTGGTGGTGAACGAGGACCCAGAGTACCAGTGGATTGACCGCATCAGAACCCCCAGAGCTTCAAACGAGGCCCGACAGAGACTCATCTCTCTCATGTCTG gtgaGCTGCAGAGGAAAATAGGTCTGAAAGTGTTGGAGATGGGTGGTAATGCGGTGGTGGGGTACCTGCAGTGCTTTGATCTGGAGGGAGAGTCAGGTCTGGTGGTCCGAGCCATCGGCACCGCCTGTACTCTGGACAAACTCAGCCCTGGGACGGCTCccaacactaccacacacaccaacacacacacactccccaacaCCGCCCCCACATCCAATGCCTGCAACTCTCCTTCCAAGGACAGCAAAGA GCCTGTGTTCAGTGAGGACCCCCCCCATTCCCTCTCCGGCCCCCCCACGCCTCTCAGAacccttccttcctcctctcctcctcccttctctccatccAAGCCATGCAGTCGCCAGTCCTCCTCCTCAGACACAGACCTCAGTCTGACGCCCAGGATTG AGAGGTTTGTGTCTAGTCCTGGGGTCTTCCTCTGTCCCAGTTCCCCCACCCTCTCCTTCGATTCCCCGTCCCTTCCTTCCTCTGGGCTAATCCTGTGCAGCATTGGGTCTGCCCTCAGAGCCtacaccccaccccctctcccctctgtccaatCAGAGGGGTCTGTGTTGAGAAAGACTGTATCATTCAGTGAAGAGCTGATGCTGGCGGCCTCCG GGATGGGAAGTGGGGGCAGCGTTGGAAAAGAGGCTGGCCCTCTGAAGACCCTCCTCAGACAACATACCCAATCAGCTCTGGAGCAGAGG GAGTTCCCCATCTTCACGTTGACCTGTTTCCCCCCTGGCTTCTTGGTTCACGTCGGGGGCGTGGTCAGCACCCGCTCGGTCAAGCTGCTTGACCGCATACACAACCCCG TGTTGGGTAACACGCGCTCTTACAAACTGCTAGACTGGAATAGTGTCGCTGCAG aCGAGCCGGAGACGAGGGACGCGTGGTGGGAGGAGATTCGTCAGGAGATCAAGTCTCATGCAAAAGCCCTGGGTTGCCACGCTGTGGTGGGATACAGCGAGAGCACCAGCATCTg TGAGGAGGTGTGTATCCTGTCTGCATCTGGCACAGCGGCCATGTTGAATCCCAGATTCATGCGTGAGGGCTGTCTGGACACCGGCGGCAGCGACCACAGGTTATCACGACAACCACACCCCGGCATGGTGGGGTCGGAGAGGGGCGAGGGGGAAGTTAGCTCAACCTGGCTGgg gttTGAGGATGCGTCGCCCCCTAGCTGCGGGTTTGTTCACATCCCGTATGATGAGTTCAACATGCCGTTCCCAGCTCAGCTTACATACTGCTACCACTGTAGGAGACAGAAGGTCCCTGATGTGCTCTTTACTACCATAGACCTACCTGCTGAGGCTGAGGTTACTGGGAAGGGCTGCCTCATACAGGCCAG GTTGTGTCGAACGAAGAAGAAGGCCCAAGGGGAGGTGAATGCTACATCCATCTCTAACCTCCTCCCCTTCATGGAGTATGAGCTCCACACACAGCTGATGAACAAACTCAAACTGCGCTCCATGAATGCTCTGTTTGGACTCCGCATTCAGATCAGTGTGGGAGAAAACATGCTCCTGGGACTAGct tctgcAACGGGTGTGTACCTGTCAGCGCTGccagctccaggtggtatccagATAGCTGGAAAGACCCCTAGTGACCTGAGCTACGACCAACACATCTCCACCATGCAGAAACGCATTGATGACACCATCGCCAAGAACAAGGAGCTCTACAACATACACCCCCCG AAGTTATTTACGTTGGACCCTGAGGCATTCACCGGCCTGAATACG GAGTGTATAGAGGAGGTGGTGGGGTCTCCTATCCCTGACAGACAGCGGTCCAGCAGACTGTTCAGGTCTACCTCTGAGAGTTCAGATGAGCTGTCCGAACTAGACCTGTCCCACGGCAAGAAGGATGCCTTTGTACTGGAG ATTGATGACACTGATGCAGTAGAGGACATCCAATCCCTACTTACTGATGCCCCCATACCTGCAG ggttCTACAGCTGTAACACGGAGGTCATGCCTGGGATTCACAACTGGACTTCAGGACTACAG ATGTTTACATCTGTCCGGGTCTACAGACTCAGTAATGCCAATCTGACCAACCAGGGCCTCAACAAGATCTTTACTGACCTCTGTGAGAACTTGCTCAAA agtctatACTTTAAGCTGCGTTCCATGATCCCCTGCTGTCTTTGCCATCTCAACTTCACTGTAGCCGTACCAGAAGAAGAACTCATACAG gtgGCGGTGACAGCCGTAGCCATGAGTTTTGACAAGGAGACTCAGCAGGCAGCAGACAAGGCTCTCACCAGGG GGAGTGGTGAGAATGAGGAACAGCTCCAGTTTTCTATGGAGCTGTGTGGAGAGTCAACCATCTCCAACAACCAGCCTACTGCCAAACCTTCAG GTGTTCCTGAGAGTGCCATGGTCCACTCGTCTCGAG CTCCCTCGGTTGATTACGGTTCCTTTGCAGACAGATGCAGCACCTGGCTAGAGCTGCTTAGGCTGAAAGCTCACACCATAAGACGAGGATCAGTTAAGACAAGTAGGAGGACACAGTTGCTAGCACactctg TCTCGTCTTCAGAGCGCTGCAGTCCTCTCCCAGAGGGGCGGTCCCGGTCGCTACGCTCCACCAGGTCGTTGCCGTGCGGTGCCCCTGTTACTGTGGTGAAGATGActcctctgtccttccttcccgGGACGCGCATTGTGAAATACTTGGGAATCATCAACATGTTCTTCATTAGGGAGACCACGTCACTACGAGAG
- the LOC110521665 gene encoding C2 domain-containing protein 5 isoform X7: MPGKLKAKIVAGRHLPVMDRASDLTDAFVEVKFGNTTFKTDVFPKSLNPQWNSEWFKFEVDDEDLQDEPLQITVLDHDTYSANDAIGKVYIDIDPLLSCEAATVISGWLPIYDTIHGIRGEINVLVKVDLFNDLNRFRQSSCGVKFFCTTSIPRCYRVALVHGFVEELVVNEDPEYQWIDRIRTPRASNEARQRLISLMSGELQRKIGLKVLEMGGNAVVGYLQCFDLEGESGLVVRAIGTACTLDKLSPGTAPNTTTHTNTHTLPNTAPTSNACNSPSKDSKEPVFSEDPPHSLSGPPTPLRTLPSSSPPPFSPSKPCSRQSSSSDTDLSLTPRIERFVSSPGVFLCPSSPTLSFDSPSLPSSGLILCSIGSALRAYTPPPLPSVQSEGSVLRKTVSFSEELMLAASGMGSGGSVGKEAGPLKTLLRQHTQSALEQREFPIFTLTCFPPGFLVHVGGVVSTRSVKLLDRIHNPVLGNTRSYKLLDWNSVAADEPETRDAWWEEIRQEIKSHAKALGCHAVVGYSESTSICEEVCILSASGTAAMLNPRFMREGCLDTGGSDHRLSRQPHPGMVGSERGEGEVSSTWLGFEDASPPSCGFVHIPYDEFNMPFPAQLTYCYHCRRQKVPDVLFTTIDLPAEAEVTGKGCLIQARLCRTKKKAQGEVNATSISNLLPFMEYELHTQLMNKLKLRSMNALFGLRIQISVGENMLLGLASATGVYLSALPAPGGIQIAGKTPSDLSYDQHISTMQKRIDDTIAKNKELYNIHPPKLFTLDPEAFTGLNTECIEEVVGSPIPDRQRSSRLFRSTSESSDELSELDLSHGKKDAFVLEIDDTDAVEDIQSLLTDAPIPAGFYSCNTEVMPGIHNWTSGLQMFTSVRVYRLSNANLTNQGLNKIFTDLCENLLKSLYFKLRSMIPCCLCHLNFTVAVPEEELIQVAVTAVAMSFDKETQQAADKALTRGSGENEEQLQFSMELCGESTISNNQPTAKPSGVPESAMVHSSRDRCSTWLELLRLKAHTIRRGSVKTSRRTQLLAHSVSSSERCSPLPEGRSRSLRSTRSLPCGAPVTVVKMTPLSFLPGTRIVKYLGIINMFFIRETTSLREEGGVSGFLHSFIAEVFAMVRAHVAALGGNALVSYSMKECVFMENPNKNQAQCLINVSGDAVIFIRESDQEAIPPLLTSRQTSSTGADGTT, translated from the exons ATGCCGGGGAAGCTGAAAGCTAAGATTGTGGCAGGGCGCCACTTACCTGTCATGGACAGAGCCAGCGACCTCACTGATGCCTTTGTAGAG GTCAAGTTTGGCAACACAACTTTCAAAACGGACGTCTTCCCCAAGTCACTTAACCCACAGTGGAACTCAGAGTGGTTCAAATTTGAG GTGGATGATGAGGACTTACAGGATGAGCCATTACAAATCACAGTGTTGGACCATGACACTTACAGTGCCAACGATGCAATAGGGAAGGTCTACATTGACATCGACCCTCTGCTCTCCTGCGAGGCTGCTACTGTCATTTCTGGATGGTTACCCATCTACGACACTATACACG GTATCAGAGGGGAGATTAATGTTCTGGTGAAGGTGGACCTCTTCAATGACCTGAACCGCTTCAGACAGTCCTCTTGTGGTGTCAAATTCTTCTGCA cAACGTCCATCCCGAGGTGTTACCGCGTGGCGCTGGTCCATGGCTTTGTTGAGGAGCTGGTGGTGAACGAGGACCCAGAGTACCAGTGGATTGACCGCATCAGAACCCCCAGAGCTTCAAACGAGGCCCGACAGAGACTCATCTCTCTCATGTCTG gtgaGCTGCAGAGGAAAATAGGTCTGAAAGTGTTGGAGATGGGTGGTAATGCGGTGGTGGGGTACCTGCAGTGCTTTGATCTGGAGGGAGAGTCAGGTCTGGTGGTCCGAGCCATCGGCACCGCCTGTACTCTGGACAAACTCAGCCCTGGGACGGCTCccaacactaccacacacaccaacacacacacactccccaacaCCGCCCCCACATCCAATGCCTGCAACTCTCCTTCCAAGGACAGCAAAGA GCCTGTGTTCAGTGAGGACCCCCCCCATTCCCTCTCCGGCCCCCCCACGCCTCTCAGAacccttccttcctcctctcctcctcccttctctccatccAAGCCATGCAGTCGCCAGTCCTCCTCCTCAGACACAGACCTCAGTCTGACGCCCAGGATTG AGAGGTTTGTGTCTAGTCCTGGGGTCTTCCTCTGTCCCAGTTCCCCCACCCTCTCCTTCGATTCCCCGTCCCTTCCTTCCTCTGGGCTAATCCTGTGCAGCATTGGGTCTGCCCTCAGAGCCtacaccccaccccctctcccctctgtccaatCAGAGGGGTCTGTGTTGAGAAAGACTGTATCATTCAGTGAAGAGCTGATGCTGGCGGCCTCCG GGATGGGAAGTGGGGGCAGCGTTGGAAAAGAGGCTGGCCCTCTGAAGACCCTCCTCAGACAACATACCCAATCAGCTCTGGAGCAGAGG GAGTTCCCCATCTTCACGTTGACCTGTTTCCCCCCTGGCTTCTTGGTTCACGTCGGGGGCGTGGTCAGCACCCGCTCGGTCAAGCTGCTTGACCGCATACACAACCCCG TGTTGGGTAACACGCGCTCTTACAAACTGCTAGACTGGAATAGTGTCGCTGCAG aCGAGCCGGAGACGAGGGACGCGTGGTGGGAGGAGATTCGTCAGGAGATCAAGTCTCATGCAAAAGCCCTGGGTTGCCACGCTGTGGTGGGATACAGCGAGAGCACCAGCATCTg TGAGGAGGTGTGTATCCTGTCTGCATCTGGCACAGCGGCCATGTTGAATCCCAGATTCATGCGTGAGGGCTGTCTGGACACCGGCGGCAGCGACCACAGGTTATCACGACAACCACACCCCGGCATGGTGGGGTCGGAGAGGGGCGAGGGGGAAGTTAGCTCAACCTGGCTGgg gttTGAGGATGCGTCGCCCCCTAGCTGCGGGTTTGTTCACATCCCGTATGATGAGTTCAACATGCCGTTCCCAGCTCAGCTTACATACTGCTACCACTGTAGGAGACAGAAGGTCCCTGATGTGCTCTTTACTACCATAGACCTACCTGCTGAGGCTGAGGTTACTGGGAAGGGCTGCCTCATACAGGCCAG GTTGTGTCGAACGAAGAAGAAGGCCCAAGGGGAGGTGAATGCTACATCCATCTCTAACCTCCTCCCCTTCATGGAGTATGAGCTCCACACACAGCTGATGAACAAACTCAAACTGCGCTCCATGAATGCTCTGTTTGGACTCCGCATTCAGATCAGTGTGGGAGAAAACATGCTCCTGGGACTAGct tctgcAACGGGTGTGTACCTGTCAGCGCTGccagctccaggtggtatccagATAGCTGGAAAGACCCCTAGTGACCTGAGCTACGACCAACACATCTCCACCATGCAGAAACGCATTGATGACACCATCGCCAAGAACAAGGAGCTCTACAACATACACCCCCCG AAGTTATTTACGTTGGACCCTGAGGCATTCACCGGCCTGAATACG GAGTGTATAGAGGAGGTGGTGGGGTCTCCTATCCCTGACAGACAGCGGTCCAGCAGACTGTTCAGGTCTACCTCTGAGAGTTCAGATGAGCTGTCCGAACTAGACCTGTCCCACGGCAAGAAGGATGCCTTTGTACTGGAG ATTGATGACACTGATGCAGTAGAGGACATCCAATCCCTACTTACTGATGCCCCCATACCTGCAG ggttCTACAGCTGTAACACGGAGGTCATGCCTGGGATTCACAACTGGACTTCAGGACTACAG ATGTTTACATCTGTCCGGGTCTACAGACTCAGTAATGCCAATCTGACCAACCAGGGCCTCAACAAGATCTTTACTGACCTCTGTGAGAACTTGCTCAAA agtctatACTTTAAGCTGCGTTCCATGATCCCCTGCTGTCTTTGCCATCTCAACTTCACTGTAGCCGTACCAGAAGAAGAACTCATACAG gtgGCGGTGACAGCCGTAGCCATGAGTTTTGACAAGGAGACTCAGCAGGCAGCAGACAAGGCTCTCACCAGGG GGAGTGGTGAGAATGAGGAACAGCTCCAGTTTTCTATGGAGCTGTGTGGAGAGTCAACCATCTCCAACAACCAGCCTACTGCCAAACCTTCAG GTGTTCCTGAGAGTGCCATGGTCCACTCGTCTCGAG ACAGATGCAGCACCTGGCTAGAGCTGCTTAGGCTGAAAGCTCACACCATAAGACGAGGATCAGTTAAGACAAGTAGGAGGACACAGTTGCTAGCACactctg TCTCGTCTTCAGAGCGCTGCAGTCCTCTCCCAGAGGGGCGGTCCCGGTCGCTACGCTCCACCAGGTCGTTGCCGTGCGGTGCCCCTGTTACTGTGGTGAAGATGActcctctgtccttccttcccgGGACGCGCATTGTGAAATACTTGGGAATCATCAACATGTTCTTCATTAGGGAGACCACGTCACTACGAGAG